Proteins from one Acidihalobacter prosperus genomic window:
- a CDS encoding Lrp/AsnC family transcriptional regulator has product MRRARLDRYDLAILTALQRDGRMSKLRLAEAIHLSPTPCWERLRRLEREGLVRGYHAEVAIDELLDVAHFLVEVTLTRHRAEDFARFEGAVAQRPEVLSCYAVAGGFDYLLLVVAADIVAYQRFIDGWLEDGMGVERYFTYVVTRTVKQDRAFPLERFWDNRRRDDQEPG; this is encoded by the coding sequence ATGAGGCGCGCGCGACTGGACCGTTACGACCTCGCCATTCTGACGGCGCTGCAGCGCGACGGGCGGATGTCCAAGCTGCGCCTGGCCGAGGCCATCCACCTCTCGCCCACCCCCTGCTGGGAGCGGTTGCGCCGGCTCGAACGCGAGGGTCTGGTGCGCGGCTACCATGCCGAGGTGGCGATCGACGAACTGCTCGACGTCGCCCACTTCCTGGTCGAGGTCACGCTCACCCGCCATCGCGCGGAGGATTTCGCGCGCTTCGAAGGCGCGGTGGCGCAACGCCCGGAGGTGCTGTCCTGCTACGCGGTCGCCGGCGGCTTCGACTATCTGCTGCTGGTCGTGGCCGCCGATATCGTCGCCTACCAGCGCTTCATCGACGGCTGGCTGGAGGACGGCATGGGCGTGGAGCGCTACTTCACCTACGTGGTCACGCGCACCGTCAAGCAGGACCGCGCATTCCCGCTCGAACGCTTCTGGGACAACCGCCGGCGCGACGACCAGGAGCCCGGCTAG
- the trxC gene encoding thioredoxin TrxC, with protein MSDSLHIVCPHCDAVNRIPAARLADGPGCGSCHRPLFTGEPLPLTAERFHKHVARSDIPLLVDFWAPWCGPCRMMAPYFAEAAAQLEPHVRLVKVDTEAEPALGAQFSIRSIPTLALFKGGREAARQAGAMGTADIVRWARANGGA; from the coding sequence GTGAGTGATTCATTGCACATCGTGTGTCCGCATTGCGATGCGGTCAATCGCATCCCCGCCGCCCGCCTGGCCGACGGCCCCGGCTGCGGCAGCTGCCATCGCCCGCTGTTCACCGGCGAGCCGCTGCCGCTGACCGCCGAGCGTTTCCACAAGCACGTCGCGCGCAGCGACATTCCCCTGCTGGTCGATTTCTGGGCGCCATGGTGCGGCCCCTGCCGGATGATGGCGCCTTACTTCGCCGAGGCGGCGGCGCAGCTCGAACCGCACGTGCGCCTGGTCAAGGTCGACACCGAGGCGGAGCCGGCGCTGGGGGCGCAGTTCTCGATCCGCAGCATCCCCACGCTGGCGCTGTTCAAGGGCGGTCGCGAGGCGGCGCGTCAGGCGGGCGCCATGGGTACGGCCGACATCGTGCGCTGGGCAAGGGCCAACGGCGGCGCCTAG